From Nitrospirota bacterium, the proteins below share one genomic window:
- a CDS encoding type II toxin-antitoxin system VapC family toxin, translating into MAPLYVDTSALVKFYYPEENSDRVEELLLKADRVYISDLTMVEMASALTQKVRTGDLSKRAETVIWTAFLDDMHVGTVEMVHLLERHHFKAVDIIREFGGKHGIKTLDALHLSIAHGLQDASFLCSDKILLRIAAAMGITTAHL; encoded by the coding sequence ATGGCGCCTCTGTATGTTGACACCAGCGCACTGGTGAAATTTTATTACCCGGAAGAGAACAGTGACAGGGTGGAAGAACTTCTTCTCAAGGCTGATCGTGTCTATATTTCGGATTTGACCATGGTCGAAATGGCGTCAGCGCTGACCCAGAAGGTGCGCACCGGCGATTTGAGCAAACGAGCGGAAACGGTGATCTGGACGGCATTTCTCGATGACATGCACGTCGGTACGGTGGAGATGGTGCATCTTCTCGAAAGACATCATTTCAAGGCGGTCGATATTATCCGCGAGTTTGGCGGGAAACACGGGATAAAGACCCTGGACGCACTTCACCTGTCCATAGCACACGGTTTACAGGATGCTTCTTTTCTTTGTTCGGATAAAATCCTTCTCCGTATTGCCGCTGCAATGGGAATAACAACCGCACACTTGTGA
- a CDS encoding choice-of-anchor N protein, translating into MKRTIVMLFALFLILALGQSAQAIPSLQLDIAGGYYGPDETIYSSGTDFTLYAYLLPDATTPLDDWYYISAAVTPKVSSPDTLGSFSVNGNPINVTSGMVYGTPPIETFETQLFENGDLAKHDIFNTYFIQFAFQFDLNNKATAYNTQDYAGSGPTPNANGTMYYHAFTIDTSALDPGYFIHFDLYNSLTTPTRVCTGQGQNRICTTVSDIDINSFAPFSHDAQSNGHQVPEPSSLWLMGMGLLGLGFLGRKNRKTL; encoded by the coding sequence ATGAAACGTACAATTGTTATGCTGTTTGCATTATTTTTAATACTTGCACTGGGACAGAGTGCACAGGCCATTCCCAGTTTGCAGCTTGATATTGCCGGTGGTTACTATGGTCCTGACGAAACGATTTATTCCAGCGGTACTGATTTTACCTTATATGCTTATCTGCTTCCGGATGCGACTACTCCACTGGATGACTGGTATTATATTTCCGCTGCAGTCACGCCAAAGGTTTCCTCGCCAGATACCTTGGGTTCCTTTTCAGTTAACGGAAATCCCATTAATGTGACGAGCGGCATGGTTTATGGAACGCCTCCAATTGAAACCTTCGAGACTCAATTGTTTGAAAACGGCGACCTGGCAAAGCATGATATATTTAACACTTACTTTATTCAATTTGCTTTTCAATTCGATCTAAATAATAAAGCGACAGCGTATAACACTCAAGACTATGCAGGTTCTGGGCCTACGCCGAATGCAAATGGCACCATGTATTACCATGCCTTCACGATAGATACTTCAGCCCTTGATCCGGGTTATTTCATCCATTTTGATTTGTACAATTCTTTGACTACCCCGACCAGGGTATGCACTGGTCAGGGACAAAACAGGATTTGTACTACTGTTAGCGATATTGACATCAATTCCTTTGCTCCCTTCTCGCACGATGCGCAGAGCAATGGTCACCAGGTTCCCGAGCCGTCATCACTCTGGCTCATGGGCATGGGACTTTTGGGATTGGGGTTTTTGGGAAGAAAGAATAGAAAGACTTTGTAA
- a CDS encoding PIN domain-containing protein: protein MPDSRIFLDTNILIYAYDVSAKNKHEVARDILLDLWDSGRGVLSTQVLQEFYVMATQKIALPLDAKSAREIVDDLLRWDVVVNDGDIIRKAIDLHERHKLSFWDAMIVEAAHRGGARILLSEDLSHGRTLSGVKIQNPFLASVSR, encoded by the coding sequence ATGCCAGATAGCAGGATCTTTCTCGATACCAATATTCTCATTTATGCGTATGACGTTTCGGCAAAGAATAAACACGAAGTGGCGAGGGATATTCTGCTGGATCTGTGGGATTCAGGTCGCGGAGTTCTCAGCACGCAGGTCCTTCAGGAATTTTATGTCATGGCAACGCAGAAAATCGCATTGCCATTGGATGCAAAATCAGCGCGAGAAATCGTGGATGATCTTTTGCGCTGGGACGTCGTGGTAAATGACGGAGATATTATCAGGAAGGCCATTGATCTTCATGAACGGCATAAGCTTTCTTTTTGGGACGCGATGATCGTTGAGGCCGCGCATAGAGGAGGCGCCAGGATCCTTTTGTCGGAGGATCTCTCACATGGCCGGACCTTGAGTGGCGTTAAAATACAAAATCCCTTTTTAGCGTCTGTATCCCGATGA
- a CDS encoding PIN domain-containing protein, giving the protein MMSLEVIFVDASAWIALADRDDANHKKAAAVYPSLLTENIRLITSNFVIAETYIVLLKELGHAAAISFLERVKTSPRITRVYSTEDLESEAQTMLGKYRDQDFSYADAVSFTIMKRQKIIKAFAYDKHFLSAGFIVVS; this is encoded by the coding sequence ATGATGTCCCTCGAAGTAATATTCGTGGACGCCAGCGCGTGGATTGCTCTGGCGGACAGGGACGATGCAAATCACAAAAAAGCCGCGGCTGTTTATCCATCTCTTCTCACAGAGAATATTCGCTTGATAACGAGCAATTTCGTGATTGCCGAAACCTATATCGTACTTTTGAAGGAATTGGGCCACGCGGCGGCCATTTCTTTTCTGGAAAGGGTGAAAACGAGTCCGAGAATAACGCGTGTTTACTCGACCGAGGACCTCGAATCGGAAGCCCAGACTATGCTGGGCAAATACCGCGATCAAGATTTCAGCTATGCAGACGCGGTCAGTTTTACCATCATGAAGCGGCAAAAAATAATAAAAGCCTTTGCTTACGACAAGCATTTTCTTTCCGCGGGTTTTATTGTTGTTTCGTAA
- a CDS encoding ribbon-helix-helix domain-containing protein, whose product MYIEPGQDAALTVLARKRGVSKTELIRESIRKYLTALPLEEDPAMGLVGLGNSGKSDVSELHDTYLVKYAKAVRK is encoded by the coding sequence ATGTATATCGAACCCGGGCAGGATGCGGCCCTGACGGTCCTGGCAAGGAAGCGGGGCGTGTCCAAGACCGAGTTGATAAGGGAAAGCATCCGGAAATATCTGACTGCGCTCCCGCTTGAAGAGGACCCGGCCATGGGCCTCGTCGGCCTCGGGAATTCCGGCAAAAGCGACGTCTCAGAGCTGCATGATACCTACCTTGTCAAGTACGCCAAGGCAGTCCGGAAATGA
- the xrt gene encoding exosortase: MITFFGPLRELALTSWRNEYYTYIPFIPFISAYLIHDDRQNIFSRQEYSLIPGLALIGISGLLLYVVHAHASCAGSDDRLSITTFLLIMLWTGGFTLFYGIGTLKAAAFPLLFLLFAVPIPNIALEKAISLLQIGSAEVAYWLLHATGMPLARDGFVFHLSKMDIEVAPQCSGIRSSLSLVITGVLAAYFFLRTGWARALLMLSLVPIAILKNGIRIATLAILAIYWDEKILSSDLHHKGGIVFFIFALLIAGAVIVLLRKMESRKK, encoded by the coding sequence ATGATCACATTCTTTGGTCCGCTTCGGGAACTTGCGCTGACTTCCTGGCGAAATGAATATTATACCTATATCCCGTTCATCCCGTTCATCAGCGCGTATTTGATCCATGACGACCGGCAAAATATTTTCTCGCGTCAGGAGTACTCGCTTATCCCAGGGCTCGCACTCATTGGCATCAGCGGCCTGCTTCTGTATGTGGTTCATGCCCATGCCTCTTGTGCGGGGAGCGATGACCGCCTGTCGATCACCACTTTTTTATTGATTATGCTCTGGACCGGAGGGTTCACGCTCTTCTATGGGATTGGAACCCTGAAGGCGGCGGCGTTTCCGCTGTTGTTCCTGCTCTTTGCCGTGCCGATCCCGAACATTGCACTGGAGAAAGCAATTTCCCTTCTCCAGATAGGCTCCGCCGAGGTCGCTTACTGGCTCCTGCACGCGACCGGCATGCCGCTCGCGAGGGATGGTTTTGTTTTCCATTTGTCGAAGATGGATATCGAGGTCGCGCCGCAATGCAGCGGGATACGATCATCGCTTTCCCTTGTTATTACCGGCGTCCTTGCGGCTTATTTCTTTCTGAGAACAGGCTGGGCAAGGGCCCTCCTGATGCTGTCGTTAGTGCCTATTGCCATTCTGAAGAACGGGATCAGGATCGCAACTCTTGCCATCCTCGCGATCTACTGGGACGAGAAGATCCTCTCGAGCGATCTGCATCATAAAGGGGGAATTGTCTTTTTTATCTTTGCGCTTCTCATAGCAGGGGCGGTCATTGTATTGCTCAGAAAAATGGAGAGCCGCAAAAAATGA
- the prsK gene encoding PEP-CTERM system histidine kinase PrsK, with the protein MFEMVLSYSAVLFLAASGIFALVKHRTTVNAVLLITVLLLAGIVVFDQLSLQSSVNFATFKQISLYLEALLPGSVLFLAFIYGRQRPFNALSKVRIGFMAALVMFPLAIVVLVGSDLSYSPDFQNERILFLGNPGYWYYIGIMVSLIVALASVEITLTATHGISRDRMKFEAVGIMSLLAVLIFYYSQGLLYRTINMNLVPIRSGVFIIAALLIIYSHAFRGSGTRVSISRHILYRSITLLVVGIYLLGLGLVGEGMRYYGGAFGRDLTIILAFVGAILLLTMLLSQRVRRRAKVYINKHFYAGNKHDYREEWIKLTGRFSLCASLSDVQDAILTVFTETFGVSGASLYLESREYRRYTRVSELSMPMSPVEIRISEELYHYFAQRERVLNLTDGEFQLSATELLTLSRAGAWLVIPLISNKKVIGLAMFRGQIVPELLIYDDFDLMKVLARQAAQAITNLRLSEEIIEMRAMAAVSKVSTFVIHDLKNLTTSLSLCLDNAEEHIGNPDFQKDAISTIRNTLFKMKSLMQRLKSIPEKIMLDSEVKNIDRLSRDVVAEFLKVRPKRILYNGEPAFSRVDGEEIKKVIVNLIQNALDASNEKGMVKVETLKENGSVCIRVSDTGTGMTEDYVKNHLFRPFRTTKETGLGIGLYQCRQIVDAHEGKIEVKSEVGKGTVFTICLPAAETGK; encoded by the coding sequence ATGTTCGAGATGGTCCTGTCATATAGCGCAGTGCTGTTTCTGGCGGCATCCGGTATCTTTGCCCTGGTAAAGCATAGAACGACAGTGAATGCTGTTCTGCTGATCACGGTTCTGCTCCTTGCGGGCATTGTCGTTTTTGATCAACTGTCTCTGCAGTCATCCGTTAATTTTGCGACATTCAAACAGATATCGCTCTACCTGGAGGCGCTCCTGCCCGGTTCGGTCCTGTTTCTGGCCTTTATCTATGGCCGCCAGAGGCCGTTTAACGCGCTGTCGAAGGTCCGGATCGGATTCATGGCCGCCCTGGTTATGTTCCCGCTGGCGATCGTGGTCCTTGTGGGAAGCGATCTGAGCTATTCCCCGGACTTTCAGAACGAAAGGATCCTGTTCCTCGGGAATCCGGGGTATTGGTATTACATCGGCATCATGGTTTCGCTCATCGTTGCCCTCGCGAGCGTTGAGATCACCCTTACCGCGACGCACGGAATTTCCCGGGACCGGATGAAGTTCGAGGCCGTCGGGATCATGAGCCTGTTGGCGGTCCTGATATTTTATTACAGCCAGGGACTTCTGTACCGGACCATCAACATGAACCTCGTTCCCATACGGTCGGGCGTATTCATCATTGCGGCGCTCCTGATCATCTATTCGCATGCATTCAGAGGGAGCGGGACGCGCGTTTCCATCTCACGGCATATCCTGTACCGTTCCATTACCCTGCTGGTCGTAGGCATCTATCTGCTCGGTCTCGGGCTTGTCGGCGAGGGAATGAGGTATTACGGCGGGGCGTTCGGCAGGGACCTGACCATAATTCTGGCCTTCGTGGGAGCCATCCTGCTGCTGACCATGCTTTTATCTCAACGAGTGCGAAGAAGGGCAAAAGTCTATATCAACAAACATTTTTACGCGGGCAACAAGCATGACTACCGCGAGGAATGGATCAAACTTACCGGCCGGTTTTCGTTGTGCGCGTCGCTCAGCGATGTTCAGGACGCAATTCTTACGGTTTTCACGGAGACGTTCGGAGTGTCAGGCGCTTCGCTGTATCTCGAGAGTAGGGAATACAGGCGCTATACTCGTGTTTCCGAACTGTCCATGCCCATGAGCCCGGTCGAGATACGCATCTCCGAGGAGCTCTATCATTATTTCGCGCAGCGTGAGCGTGTTTTGAATCTCACCGACGGGGAGTTTCAGCTGTCGGCGACCGAACTCTTGACCTTGAGCAGGGCCGGAGCATGGCTGGTCATCCCTTTGATCAGCAATAAGAAGGTCATCGGGCTTGCAATGTTCAGGGGACAGATCGTTCCCGAGCTGCTTATCTATGATGATTTTGACCTTATGAAGGTCCTGGCAAGACAGGCGGCGCAGGCGATCACGAATCTCAGACTTTCTGAAGAGATCATCGAAATGCGGGCCATGGCCGCGGTATCAAAAGTATCCACCTTTGTCATTCATGATCTTAAAAATCTGACGACCAGTCTTTCCCTTTGCCTGGATAATGCGGAAGAGCATATTGGAAATCCTGATTTTCAGAAAGACGCCATTTCGACGATCAGAAATACTCTTTTCAAAATGAAAAGCCTTATGCAGCGCCTGAAGTCAATACCCGAAAAGATCATGCTCGACTCGGAGGTGAAAAATATCGACCGTTTGTCCCGGGATGTCGTTGCTGAGTTCCTGAAGGTAAGGCCAAAGCGCATTCTCTATAACGGCGAACCCGCATTTTCACGCGTCGATGGAGAAGAGATAAAAAAGGTCATCGTGAATCTCATCCAGAACGCTCTGGATGCAAGCAATGAAAAGGGGATGGTGAAGGTGGAAACGCTCAAGGAAAACGGTAGTGTCTGCATTCGGGTTTCCGATACCGGCACGGGAATGACGGAGGACTATGTAAAGAACCACCTGTTCAGGCCGTTCAGGACCACCAAGGAAACGGGACTGGGGATCGGACTTTACCAGTGCAGACAGATCGTGGATGCTCATGAAGGCAAGATCGAAGTCAAGAGCGAGGTCGGCAAGGGGACGGTCTTCACGATTTGCCTTCCCGCCGCGGAGACGGGCAAGTAA
- a CDS encoding porin family protein: MIIQTILLLLLMSGASHAALAGPVEIQSIQIVPTETTIGKHPEITGSIKANKDNKPGETVGMIVIAAVVLPDHVVKSWTWKKVNMNAGEIRSFTIPREYDMKSAGAYKVDFNVYSRGMSPLHSLSKTFVAVDPSLPPEKTVQPEVNVSRTRVIPSDQEDSYPMESRHLGLGVCANTVNGSGGATVILWPFTSVGFQGSYTVGSFTIAEARLLVRSPRPSGINPYLGVGYLNVTTERSVEVIDVKTNFKGSGVSGVIGAEIPLSNSLFGYVEISGASIDLKKEVTSGSVAGTASVKYAPVTIGIGVVYFLF, from the coding sequence ATGATCATACAAACAATACTGTTGCTCCTTCTTATGTCAGGAGCATCTCATGCTGCGCTTGCCGGTCCCGTTGAAATCCAATCCATTCAGATAGTCCCCACTGAAACAACGATCGGGAAGCATCCGGAAATTACCGGAAGTATTAAAGCGAATAAGGATAATAAGCCCGGTGAAACCGTGGGAATGATCGTCATCGCTGCCGTGGTCCTGCCTGACCATGTCGTAAAATCGTGGACATGGAAGAAGGTAAACATGAACGCCGGAGAGATCAGATCTTTTACCATACCCAGGGAATACGACATGAAATCGGCCGGGGCCTATAAAGTGGATTTCAATGTATATTCCAGGGGCATGAGCCCGTTGCATAGTCTCTCAAAAACATTTGTTGCTGTGGATCCATCGCTTCCTCCCGAGAAAACGGTACAACCGGAAGTGAACGTTTCGCGTACCAGGGTAATTCCCTCGGATCAGGAAGACAGCTATCCAATGGAATCAAGACATCTCGGCCTCGGTGTTTGCGCGAATACGGTGAATGGTTCCGGTGGGGCAACGGTTATCCTGTGGCCGTTCACCTCTGTTGGGTTTCAAGGCAGTTACACCGTAGGGTCGTTTACCATCGCTGAAGCCCGTCTTCTCGTGAGGTCTCCTCGCCCCTCGGGGATCAATCCGTATCTGGGTGTCGGGTATTTGAATGTCACCACGGAAAGGTCGGTGGAGGTCATCGACGTCAAGACCAACTTCAAGGGAAGCGGGGTGAGCGGTGTGATCGGCGCCGAGATCCCGCTGAGCAACAGCCTGTTCGGCTATGTCGAAATAAGCGGGGCGTCAATTGACCTGAAAAAAGAGGTGACCAGTGGATCGGTTGCCGGGACCGCTTCTGTTAAGTATGCCCCCGTCACCATCGGGATAGGTGTAGTTTATTTCCTGTTCTGA
- a CDS encoding nucleotide sugar dehydrogenase, producing MVLLDKIKKRSATVGVIGLGYVGLPLVIQFVKAGYKSIGFDVDSEKIKYLDAGKTYIKHIPVEEVRLLKGNAGFTATTDFSLLRKTDCIIICVPTPLGKHHEPDLSFVLDTTRMVAKYLRKGQLIVLESTTYPGTTDEDMRTILEQKGLKAGKDFHLAFSPEREDPNNKEYSTSTIPKVVGGFTPSCLEAAKALYDSVVVRTVTVSSTKAAEATKLLENIYRSVNIAMINELKMIFDRMGIDIWEVIEAAKTKPFGFQAFYPGPGLGGHCIPIDPFYLTWKARELGHHTKFIELAGEINTHMPYYVVEKVTNALNDRKKTIRSSRVLVLGLAYKKDIDDTRESPSLKLIELLMEKGAQVDFNDPYIPRTKKMRHYDLKKNSVPLTKESLKKYDCVIIATDHSCYDYDFILKHASLVVDTRNATNGFKNNRSVVKA from the coding sequence ATGGTACTTCTGGACAAAATCAAAAAGCGCAGCGCAACAGTGGGTGTTATCGGACTTGGCTATGTCGGCCTCCCGCTTGTCATCCAGTTTGTGAAGGCGGGGTACAAGTCGATCGGGTTCGACGTTGATTCTGAAAAGATCAAGTACCTGGATGCGGGGAAGACCTACATCAAACACATCCCCGTTGAAGAGGTAAGGCTGCTCAAAGGGAATGCCGGTTTTACAGCCACGACTGACTTTTCATTGCTGAGGAAGACGGACTGCATCATCATCTGTGTCCCGACACCGCTGGGCAAGCATCACGAGCCGGACCTTTCCTTTGTGCTGGACACGACAAGGATGGTGGCAAAGTATCTCCGCAAGGGCCAGCTTATCGTGCTCGAATCAACGACCTATCCGGGAACGACGGATGAGGACATGCGGACGATACTTGAACAAAAAGGGCTGAAAGCGGGAAAGGATTTCCATCTCGCGTTCTCACCGGAACGGGAAGACCCTAATAATAAAGAATATTCAACCAGCACCATCCCCAAGGTGGTGGGCGGTTTTACGCCATCCTGTCTTGAAGCCGCGAAGGCCCTGTATGACTCCGTTGTTGTCCGGACCGTGACCGTTTCATCAACAAAGGCCGCGGAAGCCACGAAACTGCTCGAAAATATCTACCGCTCAGTGAACATCGCGATGATCAATGAGCTCAAAATGATCTTTGACCGGATGGGCATCGACATCTGGGAGGTGATCGAGGCGGCGAAGACCAAACCGTTTGGCTTTCAAGCTTTTTATCCAGGCCCCGGACTGGGCGGACACTGCATTCCCATAGACCCGTTCTATCTTACCTGGAAGGCCCGGGAGCTGGGTCATCATACGAAATTCATCGAACTGGCCGGAGAGATCAACACGCACATGCCGTATTATGTGGTAGAGAAGGTCACTAACGCGCTGAATGACAGAAAGAAGACCATCCGTTCATCCCGGGTCCTGGTGCTCGGCCTTGCCTATAAGAAGGACATTGACGACACGCGGGAGTCGCCGTCCCTTAAGCTTATCGAGCTTTTGATGGAGAAGGGCGCGCAGGTTGATTTTAATGACCCCTATATCCCGCGTACGAAAAAAATGCGCCACTACGATCTCAAAAAGAATTCCGTTCCGCTGACCAAGGAATCGCTTAAGAAGTATGACTGCGTTATCATCGCCACGGATCATTCCTGCTACGATTATGATTTCATTCTCAAACACGCGTCGCTGGTCGTGGACACCCGGAATGCCACGAACGGTTTTAAAAATAATCGATCAGTGGTTAAGGCATAA
- a CDS encoding type II toxin-antitoxin system prevent-host-death family antitoxin, whose product MFKTGIKEARQHFTEYLSRVEKGEEIIITKRNEPIARISPMKTKKGGVLASRKALRESLRAKGLALSEIVLASRKREAW is encoded by the coding sequence ATGTTCAAGACAGGCATTAAAGAAGCGCGTCAGCACTTCACGGAATATCTCTCCAGGGTTGAAAAAGGAGAGGAAATCATAATTACGAAAAGGAACGAACCGATCGCAAGGATCAGCCCCATGAAAACGAAGAAGGGGGGAGTGTTGGCGAGCAGGAAGGCGCTCAGAGAATCTCTGCGCGCCAAGGGATTGGCATTGTCCGAAATTGTGCTGGCATCGAGAAAGCGGGAGGCCTGGTAA
- a CDS encoding DUF6364 family protein → MERQNVTLSLPKALLKKAKAFAAKKDKSLSMLLKESLEDKIGEATGYNKARERQLGVLQRGLDLGTKGRISISREELHAR, encoded by the coding sequence ATGGAAAGACAGAATGTGACGCTTTCTCTACCCAAAGCGCTTCTGAAGAAGGCAAAGGCGTTTGCGGCAAAAAAAGACAAGTCTCTCAGCATGCTGTTAAAAGAATCCCTTGAAGACAAGATAGGAGAGGCTACCGGTTATAACAAGGCGCGAGAACGACAGCTGGGCGTGCTTCAGCGTGGATTAGACCTCGGCACAAAAGGCCGGATATCGATATCCCGGGAAGAACTGCATGCCAGATAG
- the prsR gene encoding PEP-CTERM-box response regulator transcription factor produces MEKLMIVDDSEEIRTQLKWGFNKEYTLVLAKDGKEALSQFKKNAPRVVTLDLGLPPHENGTEEGFRCLHEMLKLNPAAKIILITGNDQRENALKSIHMGAYDFYQKPINLEELKVIVRRAFHLSSIEEQNRSLYNALERQTAQFGGMIGQCPEMQSVFSTMRKIASSEAAVLVQGESGTGKELVARAIHAMSLRKDGPFVPINCGAIPETLLETELFGHEKGSFTGAHAQVQGKVEYAQNGTLFLDEIAELPALLQVKLLRFLQDKTIQRVGGREDITVNTRILAATNKDLAKEIRSGKFREDLYYRLGVVLIKVPPLRERKGDIMVLATFFLKRYCDLYTKRIRGFNSTALESMETYEWPGNIRELENKIQRAVLLSEGPLVEPHDLGFDAKLMTHPTIHSDIRTLKEAKERIEKEMVVFALDRYGGNIAKSAEELGISRPTLYDIMKKHGLYNGTLQPENVDLKELKDGS; encoded by the coding sequence ATGGAAAAACTGATGATAGTCGATGACAGCGAAGAAATACGGACACAGCTGAAATGGGGCTTTAACAAGGAATACACCTTGGTCCTTGCCAAGGATGGAAAGGAAGCGCTTTCCCAGTTCAAAAAGAACGCCCCCCGAGTGGTGACCCTGGATCTGGGACTTCCTCCCCACGAGAATGGGACCGAAGAAGGATTTCGGTGTCTTCATGAAATGCTCAAACTTAATCCCGCGGCAAAAATCATTCTTATAACGGGCAATGATCAGCGGGAAAATGCCCTCAAATCCATTCATATGGGAGCGTATGACTTTTATCAGAAACCGATAAACCTGGAAGAGCTTAAGGTCATTGTCCGGCGCGCATTTCACCTTTCCTCCATTGAAGAGCAGAATCGCTCGTTGTACAATGCCCTTGAACGACAGACCGCCCAGTTCGGCGGCATGATCGGCCAGTGTCCGGAGATGCAATCGGTGTTTTCCACCATGCGGAAGATCGCATCTTCGGAAGCCGCTGTTCTTGTCCAGGGAGAGAGCGGCACCGGAAAGGAACTGGTTGCCCGGGCGATCCACGCCATGAGCCTGCGCAAGGACGGCCCCTTTGTTCCCATTAACTGCGGTGCGATCCCGGAGACGCTTCTTGAAACCGAGCTCTTCGGTCATGAGAAGGGATCGTTCACCGGGGCCCATGCGCAGGTACAGGGTAAGGTGGAATATGCCCAGAATGGGACCCTTTTTCTTGATGAAATTGCCGAACTTCCCGCACTGCTCCAGGTAAAGTTGCTCCGCTTTCTTCAGGACAAGACCATTCAGCGGGTAGGCGGCCGGGAAGATATCACGGTCAACACAAGGATCCTTGCCGCAACGAACAAGGACCTTGCAAAGGAAATACGATCGGGGAAATTCAGGGAGGACCTCTACTACAGGCTTGGGGTGGTCTTGATAAAGGTCCCGCCGCTCCGGGAACGAAAAGGCGATATCATGGTCCTCGCGACGTTTTTTTTGAAACGATATTGCGATCTGTATACGAAGAGGATCCGGGGTTTCAACTCCACTGCCCTTGAGAGCATGGAGACGTATGAGTGGCCGGGAAACATACGGGAACTGGAGAACAAGATCCAGAGAGCCGTTCTTTTATCAGAAGGACCCCTCGTTGAACCCCATGATCTTGGGTTTGACGCGAAGTTGATGACCCATCCGACGATCCATTCCGACATCAGGACGCTGAAGGAAGCGAAAGAGAGAATAGAAAAGGAAATGGTAGTGTTCGCGCTCGACCGGTATGGTGGAAACATTGCAAAATCGGCGGAAGAACTGGGGATCAGCAGACCGACCTTGTATGACATCATGAAGAAGCATGGATTGTACAATGGGACGTTGCAACCGGAAAACGTTGACTTAAAAGAGTTGAAAGACGGTTCTTAG
- a CDS encoding VanZ family protein: MRSFIFALCSLLWMYVIFYLSSIPGDQLGPDTLVINMVKKAGHVIIFGVLAVLYLYALKGRQSLRESGAGIFLMSLLFALLYSVSDEYHQSFIPGRHSSGTDIFIDICGALTALAILYGTKTGKKWEH; encoded by the coding sequence ATGAGATCATTTATCTTTGCCCTTTGCTCACTGCTCTGGATGTACGTGATATTTTATCTGTCTTCCATTCCGGGAGATCAGCTGGGTCCGGATACGCTGGTGATCAACATGGTCAAGAAAGCCGGCCACGTTATCATTTTTGGCGTCCTTGCTGTTTTGTATCTGTACGCGCTCAAAGGAAGACAATCGCTCAGGGAGTCGGGGGCCGGCATTTTTCTGATGAGCCTGCTCTTTGCTCTTCTCTATTCCGTCAGTGACGAGTATCACCAATCATTTATTCCCGGAAGGCATTCGTCCGGGACAGATATATTCATTGATATCTGCGGGGCGCTCACGGCTCTCGCCATACTGTATGGAACAAAAACCGGAAAAAAATGGGAACACTAA